A single Mixta calida DNA region contains:
- the kduD gene encoding 2-dehydro-3-deoxy-D-gluconate 5-dehydrogenase KduD yields the protein MILNAFNLEGKVALITGCNTGLGQGMAVGLAQAGCDIVGVNHSGADDTPGLVEATGRRFVNINADLMDSSCIPQVVEQAVAAFGRIDILVNNAGIIRRQDAIEFSEKDWDDVMNINSKTVFFMSQAVARQFIKQGNGGKIINIASMLSFQGGIRVPSYTASKSAVMGLTRLMANEWAAHNINVNAIAPGYMATNNTEQLRNDEGRSQEILGRIPAGRWGKPDDMMGPVVFLASSASDYVNGYTLAVDGGWLAR from the coding sequence ATGATTCTCAATGCATTTAATCTGGAAGGCAAAGTCGCGCTGATCACCGGCTGCAACACCGGTCTGGGCCAGGGCATGGCCGTCGGGCTGGCGCAGGCGGGCTGCGATATTGTCGGCGTGAACCACTCCGGCGCCGACGACACGCCGGGTCTGGTTGAAGCGACCGGCCGCCGCTTCGTCAACATTAATGCCGATCTGATGGACAGCAGCTGCATTCCGCAGGTGGTGGAACAGGCGGTGGCGGCTTTTGGCCGCATCGACATTCTGGTGAACAACGCTGGCATCATCCGTCGTCAGGACGCGATTGAGTTCAGCGAAAAAGACTGGGACGACGTGATGAATATCAACAGCAAAACGGTATTCTTTATGTCGCAGGCGGTGGCGCGTCAGTTTATTAAGCAGGGCAACGGCGGCAAGATTATCAATATCGCCTCGATGCTCTCTTTCCAGGGCGGCATCCGCGTGCCTTCTTACACCGCATCGAAAAGCGCGGTGATGGGCCTGACGCGCCTGATGGCTAACGAGTGGGCGGCGCATAATATCAATGTGAACGCCATCGCGCCGGGCTATATGGCGACCAACAACACGGAACAGCTGCGCAACGATGAAGGCCGCAGCCAGGAAATTCTCGGTCGCATTCCGGCCGGGCGCTGGGGCAAGCCGGACGATATGATGGGGCCGGTGGTGTTCCTCGCCTCATCCGCTTCTGATTACGTAAACGGCTATACGCTGGCGGTCGATGGCGGCTGGCTGGCGCGCTAA
- a CDS encoding metal-dependent hydrolase produces the protein MTAEGHVIFAIASAIFAKRAELTPELANGDWWHIIPAVLLTCLLPDIDHPRSTLGQRFRWISQPIARAFGHRGFTHSLLAVLGGVTLLRMNLPHGWPVPTDAMHGMVLGYLSHIAADMLTPAGVPLLWPCRWRFRLPLLTTKAGNQLERIFCLALVMGALWFPPGMPHFGAEDWPAKLMNNVQSGIDRLISLRAG, from the coding sequence ATGACGGCCGAAGGCCACGTTATTTTCGCCATTGCCAGCGCGATATTTGCCAAACGTGCAGAGTTAACGCCAGAGCTGGCCAACGGCGACTGGTGGCATATTATTCCGGCGGTGTTGCTGACCTGCCTGCTGCCTGATATCGATCATCCTCGTTCGACGCTGGGCCAGCGCTTTCGCTGGATATCGCAGCCCATTGCGCGCGCCTTCGGCCATCGCGGCTTTACCCATAGCCTGCTGGCGGTGCTGGGCGGCGTCACGCTGTTGCGGATGAATCTACCGCACGGCTGGCCGGTGCCGACCGACGCCATGCACGGCATGGTATTGGGCTATCTGAGCCATATCGCCGCCGATATGCTGACGCCCGCCGGCGTGCCGCTGCTCTGGCCCTGCCGCTGGCGTTTTCGTCTGCCGCTCTTGACCACCAAAGCGGGAAACCAGCTGGAGCGCATTTTTTGCCTGGCGCTGGTGATGGGCGCCTTGTGGTTTCCGCCCGGCATGCCTCATTTCGGCGCGGAGGACTGGCCCGCCAAATTAATGAATAACGTTCAGTCGGGCATCGATCGGTTAATTAGCCTGCGGGCAGGCTGA
- the kduI gene encoding 5-dehydro-4-deoxy-D-glucuronate isomerase, producing MQVRQSIHSDHARQLDTAGLRREFLIEKIFDADNYTMTYSHIDRIIVGGVMPVSNSVAIGSEVGKQLGVSYFLERRELGVINIGGPGLIEVDGKAWEIGNEQALYVGMGAQSVVFKSIDASRPAKFYYNSAPAHTRYPDKKITLEEASPTTLGDAATSNRRTINKFIVPDVLPTCQLTMGLTKLDEGSLWNTMPCHTHERRMEVYFYFDMDDETAVFHMMGQPQETRHLLVHNEQAVISPSWSIHAGVGTKRYTFIWGMVGENQVFDDMDHVKVSELR from the coding sequence ATGCAAGTCCGTCAAAGCATTCACAGCGACCATGCCCGTCAGCTTGATACAGCTGGCCTGCGGCGTGAATTCCTCATCGAAAAGATTTTCGATGCCGATAATTACACCATGACCTACAGCCACATCGACCGCATTATCGTCGGCGGCGTGATGCCGGTCAGCAACAGCGTCGCCATCGGCAGCGAAGTGGGCAAGCAGCTCGGCGTCAGCTACTTCCTGGAGCGTCGCGAACTGGGCGTAATCAATATCGGCGGGCCGGGCCTGATCGAGGTTGACGGCAAAGCTTGGGAGATCGGCAACGAGCAGGCGCTCTATGTCGGCATGGGCGCGCAGTCCGTGGTGTTTAAAAGCATCGACGCCAGCCGTCCCGCGAAGTTCTATTACAACAGCGCGCCGGCGCATACGCGTTATCCCGACAAGAAAATCACGCTGGAGGAAGCCTCTCCCACGACGCTGGGCGACGCCGCCACCAGCAACCGCCGCACCATCAACAAATTTATCGTGCCGGACGTGCTGCCCACCTGTCAGCTGACCATGGGCCTCACCAAACTGGATGAAGGCAGTCTGTGGAACACCATGCCCTGCCATACCCACGAACGCCGTATGGAAGTCTATTTTTACTTCGATATGGATGATGAAACGGCGGTGTTTCATATGATGGGCCAGCCGCAGGAGACGCGTCACCTGCTGGTGCATAACGAACAGGCGGTGATCTCTCCCAGCTGGTCGATTCACGCCGGCGTCGGCACCAAACGCTATACCTTTATCTGGGGTATGGTGGGTGAAAACCAGGTGTTTGACGATATGGATCACGTCAAAGTCAGTGAACTGCGTTAA
- the hxpB gene encoding hexitol phosphatase HxpB, with translation MTYTRPVLAAIFDMDGLLIDSEPLWDQAELDVFATLNVDLSRRSELPDTLGLRIDQVVRMWYETLPWSGPSQQEVTDRIIARAINLVEEKKPLLPGVEQALQLCRAQGLKVGLASASPLHMLEKVLTLFNLRDYFDTLASAESLPWSKPHPQVYLDAAAQLGVDPLNCVTLEDSFNGMIATKAARMRSIVVPAEEYRDDPRWALADVKLDSLVALTPQHIKGY, from the coding sequence ATGACCTATACCCGACCTGTACTGGCTGCAATATTTGATATGGATGGCCTGCTGATCGATTCTGAACCGCTGTGGGATCAGGCCGAACTGGACGTATTTGCCACCCTGAATGTGGATCTGTCGCGCCGGAGCGAACTGCCCGATACGCTGGGGCTGCGTATCGATCAGGTGGTGCGCATGTGGTATGAAACGCTGCCGTGGAGCGGGCCGAGCCAACAGGAAGTCACCGATCGCATCATTGCGCGCGCCATCAATCTGGTAGAAGAGAAAAAACCGCTGTTGCCGGGCGTAGAGCAGGCGCTGCAGCTCTGCCGGGCGCAGGGGCTGAAAGTAGGTCTGGCCTCAGCTTCGCCGCTGCATATGTTGGAGAAAGTACTAACGCTGTTTAATCTGCGCGACTATTTCGACACGCTGGCTTCGGCGGAATCGCTGCCCTGGAGCAAACCGCATCCGCAGGTCTATCTCGACGCTGCCGCCCAGCTGGGCGTGGATCCGTTAAACTGCGTGACGCTGGAGGATTCCTTTAACGGCATGATCGCTACCAAAGCGGCGCGTATGCGATCTATCGTGGTGCCTGCGGAAGAGTACCGCGATGATCCGCGCTGGGCGTTGGCCGATGTCAAACTCGATTCGCTTGTTGCGTTAACCCCGCAGCATATCAAAGGTTATTAA